In the Podospora bellae-mahoneyi strain CBS 112042 chromosome 4, whole genome shotgun sequence genome, one interval contains:
- a CDS encoding hypothetical protein (EggNog:ENOG503P00U; COG:S) → MLLLLSLLSTLGLAAPQLGTSPWGPNVSSTMLRFGCHQLVIDRIDPLVNPGSLPSPHLHQIVGGNAFDISMPHNTDISSLANCTTCSYSEDLSNYWTANLYFRARNGSYKRVPQIPNRLLFGDDFTTKTDGGFVVYYVSGGIGDVTAFRPGFRMLVGDAGRREPQGLRNQTCFRCYTGPDFGGDDKAPCVDDAVDFEGLPNKMCWGIRSNVLYPTCWDGKNLDSPDHKSHVAYPVETGPHTFTGLGTGGQCPESHPVRIPQLMLEIVWDTSLFNDPDEWPEDGSQPFVLSTGDTTGYGQHGDYVFGWKGDSLQRAMDGVCFGANCHVLESQSLEEAKRCSLSSRVGEEVDGWLDTLPGNPDIWDKK, encoded by the exons atgctcctcctcctatccctcctctcaaccctcggcctcgccgCCCCCCAACTGGGCACCTCCCCCTGGGGCCCAAACGTCTCATCAACCATGCTCCGCTTCGGCTGCCACCAGCTCGTAATCGACCGAATCGACCCCCTCGTCAACCCAGGCTCCCTACCCTCCccacacctccaccaaaTCGTGGGCGGCAACGCCTTCGATATCTCCATGCCACACAACACCGatatctcctccctcgccaactgCACCACCTGTTCCTACTCTGAAGACCTCTCAAACTACTGGACCGCCAACCTCTACTTCCGCGCACGAAATGGTTCCTACAAACGTGTCCCCCAAATACCTAACAGGCTATTATTCGGCGATGATTTCACTACCAAAACGGATGGTGGCTTCGTGGTGTACTACGTCAGCGGTGGGATAGGGGACGTGACTGCCTTTCGGCCTGGATTCCGGATGTTGGTTGGGGAtgccgggaggagggaacCGCAGGGGTTGAGGAATCAAACTTGCTTCCGGTGTTATACCGGGCCTGactttgggggggatgataaAGCGCCTTGTGTGGATGATGCGGTGGACTTTGAGGGGTTACCCAATAAAATGTGCTGGGGGATTAGGAGTAATGTGCTTTATCCGACTTgttgggatgggaagaaTTTGGACAGTCCTGATCATAAGAGCCATGTGGCGTATCCGGTTGAAACCGGGCCGCATACGTTTACTGGGTTGGGGACGGGAGGACAGTGTCCGGAGAGTCATCCTGTTAGGATACCGCAGTTGATGCTGGAG ATTGTGTGGGATACGAGTTTGTTTAATGACCCGGATGAGTGGCCGGAGGATGGGTCGCAGCCTTTTGTTTTGAGCACGGGTGATACTACGGGGTATGGGCAGCATGGGGACTATGTGTttgggtggaaaggggattCTCTGCAACGGGCGATGGACGGGGTGTGCTTTGGGGCTAATTGTCATGTGCTGGAGAGCCAGTctttggaggaggcaaagAGGTGTAGTCTGTCTTCGAgagtgggggaggaggtggatggat GGCTTGATACGCTTCCTGGGAATCCAGATATTTGGGACAAGAAGTGA
- a CDS encoding hypothetical protein (EggNog:ENOG503NYG9; COG:S), which translates to MKLSFSLLLPLLVIAQETTLGTGAHFRLTRYSGTGSPEGSSNITISETGEWITITYSQFRTYLGPDYAGAERGLTCHVYLAIIAPSVDHLPQGVQGVQHTLADSVYERYYTQLDDGVTALHHSTYYTHDLGPFNVVATATFDGGETWKAPGKSYNETREISRSSLECSRCVQPGARMAVFYAHDQITMSSSNPEARGVSVAGDTADLLYTRRIRVLWRACTP; encoded by the exons ATGAAGCTTTCATTTTCTCTTCTACTTCCTTTGCTCGTGATAGCCCAGGAGACAACCCTGGGAACAGGAGCGCATTTCCGGCTGACAAGATACTCAGGCACTGGCTCCCCGGAAGGCTCAAGCAACATAACAATCTCAGAAACAGGTGAGTGGATCACTATTACCTACAGCCAATTCCGAACCTACCTTGGGCCAGACTATGCTGGAGCGGAGAGGGGCTTGACCTGTCATGTTTATCTCGCTATCATTGCCCCGAGCGTCGaccatctccctcaaggGGTTCAAGGGGTGCAGCACACGCTTGCGGACAGCGTATATGAGCGATACTACACTCAGCTCGATGATGGAGTGACAGCTCTTCACCACAGCACATACTACACCCATGATTTGGGCCCCTTCAACGTGGTCGCGACGGCAACAttcgatggtggtgagacgTGGAAAGCACCCGGCAAATCGTACAACGAGACCAGGGAGATCTCTCGCAGCTCCCTGGAGTGTAGCCGTTGTGTCCAACCAGGTGCTAGAATGGCGGTATTCTATGCCCACGATCAAATCACCATGAGCAGCTCAAATCCAGAAGCCCGTGGCGTTTCGGTTGCGGGCGACACGGCCGACTTGTTGTATACGCGCCGTATCAGAGTCCT ATGGCGAGCGTGTACTCCGTAA